Proteins co-encoded in one uncultured Bacteroides sp. genomic window:
- a CDS encoding NAD-dependent epimerase/dehydratase family protein encodes MRKILVTGGAGMIGSNLIKRLIKQGDEIFVVDNLWRGKIEYLQDENENYIIPLNTHFFNRDLSIAGQCDDLLSKVDYVIHLADVVAGIDYVFSNQGNLFRQNILINSNVIASAREYGKHLKGFLYVGTACSFPLTRQNTLEVIPLREEELYPAMPESAYGWSKLMGQYEVDLLGKETGISTCVLMFHNVYGSPCDFGKRSQVIPALIRKAVNYPNEKFEVWGSGEQGRAFIHVNDIVDALVLALEKGWNQGPIQIGPSICTSIKEIAEMIVKISGKDIDIFYDTTRPEGDKARSADYSKALRILGWEPKTSLERGISLQYEWIKEQINNSK; translated from the coding sequence ATGAGAAAGATTTTAGTTACTGGCGGGGCTGGAATGATTGGCTCTAATCTTATTAAAAGACTAATCAAGCAAGGAGATGAGATATTTGTAGTTGATAATTTATGGAGGGGAAAAATTGAATATCTTCAGGATGAAAATGAGAACTATATAATTCCTTTGAATACACATTTTTTTAATAGAGATTTATCGATAGCTGGTCAATGTGACGACTTATTATCCAAAGTAGATTATGTAATTCATCTAGCAGACGTAGTCGCTGGAATTGATTATGTATTTAGTAATCAAGGGAATTTGTTTAGGCAGAATATTCTTATTAATTCCAATGTAATAGCATCAGCTCGTGAATATGGTAAGCACCTTAAAGGATTTCTTTATGTTGGAACCGCATGTAGTTTCCCATTGACTCGTCAAAATACATTAGAAGTAATACCTTTACGTGAAGAAGAACTTTATCCTGCAATGCCAGAGTCTGCTTATGGTTGGAGTAAGCTTATGGGACAATATGAGGTCGATTTATTAGGAAAAGAAACAGGAATTTCAACTTGTGTATTAATGTTTCATAATGTATATGGATCTCCTTGTGATTTTGGTAAAAGGAGTCAAGTTATTCCTGCTTTGATTCGTAAAGCAGTAAATTATCCTAATGAGAAATTTGAAGTCTGGGGAAGTGGAGAACAAGGACGTGCATTTATTCATGTAAATGATATTGTAGATGCACTTGTTCTTGCTTTAGAAAAAGGCTGGAATCAAGGACCAATACAAATTGGGCCTTCTATTTGTACCTCTATAAAAGAAATAGCAGAGATGATTGTTAAAATATCAGGAAAAGATATAGACATATTTTATGATACTACACGTCCGGAAGGAGACAAAGCAAGGAGTGCAGATTACTCAAAAGCACTACGGATTTTAGGATGGGAACCTAAAACTAGCTTAGAAAGAGGTATCAGCTTGCAATATGAATGGATAAAAGAACAGATTAATAATTCTAAATAG
- a CDS encoding RNA methyltransferase, producing the protein MISKNKIKYIHSLELKKNRKEENVFVAEGHKLVGDLLGRFPCKFLAATAEWWDENPSVKADEIAVVTNEELSKASFLKTPQNVLAIFEQDNAPADISVIHKSLCLALDDIQDPGNLGTIIRLADWFGIEHIFCSPNTADVYNPKTVQATMGGIARVKLHYGSLTELIGQLDDVPVYGTFLNGDNIYSKELSSYGLIVMGNEGNGISPEVERLINARLYIPNYPQERKTSESLNVAIATSVVCAEFRRRML; encoded by the coding sequence ATGATCAGTAAGAATAAAATTAAATATATTCATTCATTAGAACTTAAAAAGAACCGTAAAGAGGAAAATGTTTTTGTGGCGGAAGGTCATAAACTGGTGGGTGATTTATTAGGGCGCTTCCCATGTAAATTTCTGGCTGCAACAGCTGAATGGTGGGACGAGAATCCTTCTGTTAAGGCAGATGAAATAGCTGTTGTTACAAACGAAGAACTATCAAAAGCCAGTTTCCTTAAAACACCACAAAACGTATTGGCTATTTTTGAGCAGGACAATGCTCCGGCAGATATATCAGTTATCCATAAATCTCTTTGTCTGGCCCTCGATGATATACAGGATCCGGGAAATCTGGGAACAATTATTAGATTGGCCGACTGGTTTGGTATTGAACATATTTTCTGTTCTCCAAATACAGCTGATGTATATAATCCGAAAACAGTTCAGGCTACAATGGGTGGCATTGCCCGAGTAAAATTGCACTATGGTTCATTGACTGAATTAATAGGTCAACTGGATGATGTTCCGGTTTACGGAACTTTCCTCAATGGGGATAATATTTACTCAAAGGAACTTTCTTCCTATGGACTAATAGTAATGGGAAATGAGGGAAATGGCATTAGCCCCGAAGTGGAACGGTTAATTAATGCAAGACTCTATATACCCAATTATCCGCAGGAAAGGAAAACTTCTGAATCTTTGAATGTTGCTATTGCAACTTCCGTGGTTTGTGCAGAATTCAGACGCCGAATGTTGTAA
- the rfbC gene encoding dTDP-4-dehydrorhamnose 3,5-epimerase, with protein MNYIQTEIDGVWVIEPKVHTDDRGYFMEAFKKEEFEKNIGSVDFIQDNESKSGFGVLRGLHYQKGECSQAKLVRVIKGKVLDVAVDLRQSSPTFGKHVSVELSEENKRQFFIPRGFAHGFLVMSEEAIFIYKVDNAYAPESEASIIYNDKDINISWPIAEEQIIMSAKDKEAVCFKDAVVYK; from the coding sequence ATGAATTATATACAAACAGAGATTGATGGGGTTTGGGTGATTGAACCTAAAGTACACACTGACGACAGGGGATATTTTATGGAAGCTTTCAAGAAAGAAGAATTTGAAAAGAATATTGGATCAGTAGACTTTATTCAGGATAATGAATCAAAATCTGGTTTTGGCGTTCTTAGAGGATTGCACTATCAGAAAGGAGAATGCAGCCAGGCAAAACTTGTTCGGGTAATAAAAGGTAAAGTACTTGATGTGGCTGTTGATCTACGTCAATCATCTCCAACCTTTGGCAAACATGTAAGCGTGGAACTCAGTGAAGAAAATAAACGTCAGTTCTTTATTCCCAGAGGATTTGCCCATGGATTTTTGGTTATGAGTGAAGAAGCAATTTTTATTTATAAGGTCGATAATGCATATGCTCCCGAATCTGAAGCATCCATAATATACAATGACAAGGATATTAATATTAGTTGGCCTATAGCAGAAGAACAAATTATTATGTCTGCTAAAGATAAAGAAGCTGTTTGTTTTAAAGATGCCGTAGTATATAAATAA
- a CDS encoding DUF4738 domain-containing protein: protein MKNSAILLLLLLAFFSCKGNHKEASDDAAEDLKAKKMLQGIWLEDESDEILFKIQGDTIYYPEAENAPVYFKIVKDTFFTYGKEVSRYKIDKHAEHIFWFHSLSDNIIKLHKSEDPDDSLLMMGHRSAQVIPTYSEVTKRDSVVMYNGKHYRAYVYVNPSKKKVVKTSYSDDGISMDNVYYDNVMHICVYEGRKMIYGHDITKDMFSDVIPEEFLKNAILSDMEFYGVGKVGFRYQATVCIPESSVCNLVNLIVSFNGKLTMNIAQ, encoded by the coding sequence ATGAAAAACAGTGCCATACTTTTACTCCTTCTTCTAGCCTTTTTTTCCTGTAAAGGGAATCACAAAGAGGCTTCTGATGATGCCGCAGAGGATTTGAAAGCGAAAAAAATGCTTCAAGGTATCTGGCTGGAGGATGAGAGTGATGAAATTCTTTTCAAGATACAGGGTGATACAATCTATTATCCTGAAGCAGAAAATGCACCTGTTTATTTTAAAATTGTGAAGGATACGTTTTTTACCTATGGAAAAGAGGTGTCTCGTTATAAGATTGATAAACACGCTGAGCATATTTTCTGGTTTCATTCACTGTCAGACAACATAATAAAACTTCATAAGTCTGAAGATCCTGACGATTCTCTGCTTATGATGGGACACAGAAGTGCTCAGGTTATACCAACATATTCGGAAGTTACAAAACGAGATTCCGTAGTAATGTATAATGGAAAGCATTATCGGGCTTATGTGTATGTAAATCCTTCCAAGAAAAAAGTGGTGAAAACATCATATTCAGACGATGGTATCAGTATGGACAATGTTTATTATGACAACGTAATGCACATTTGTGTTTATGAAGGACGGAAAATGATCTATGGTCATGATATAACAAAGGACATGTTTTCTGATGTTATTCCAGAAGAGTTTCTAAAGAACGCCATTCTTTCAGATATGGAATTCTATGGGGTAGGAAAAGTTGGATTCCGTTATCAGGCAACAGTCTGCATCCCTGAAAGTTCTGTTTGCAATTTAGTGAACCTGATTGTTAGTTTCAATGGAAAACTAACGATGAATATTGCTCAATAA
- a CDS encoding UDP-glucose/GDP-mannose dehydrogenase family protein, producing MKIAIVGTGYVGLVTGTCFAETGVDVTCVDVNKKKIEDLINGFIPIYEPGLEEMVSRNIKENRLNFTTSLESCLNDVEVVFSAVGTPPDEDGSADLKYVLEVARTIGKYMNKYVLVVTKSTVPVGTAKKVRTAIQAELDKRGVQIEFDVASNPEFLKEGNAISDFMSPDRVVVGVESERAKEVMTKLYKPFLLNNFRVIFMDIPSAEMTKYAANSMLATRISFMNDIANLCELVGADVNMVRSGIGSDTRIGRKFLYPGCGYGGSCFPKDVKALIKTAEKNGYSMRVLKAVEEVNELQKSILFNKLNNHFNGNLEGKTIALWGLAFKPETDDMREAPALVLIDLLLKAGCKIRVYDPAAMMEAKRRIGESVYYAQDMYDALLDADALLLVTEWKQFRLPAWGVIMKTMRTPIVIDGRNIYDKNEMKAMGISYYCIGK from the coding sequence ATGAAGATAGCGATTGTTGGAACCGGATATGTTGGTTTAGTTACTGGAACTTGTTTTGCAGAAACAGGAGTTGATGTTACCTGCGTAGACGTTAATAAAAAGAAAATAGAAGATTTAATAAATGGATTTATCCCAATTTACGAACCTGGATTGGAAGAAATGGTAAGTCGCAACATTAAAGAAAACCGTTTAAACTTTACTACATCTCTGGAAAGCTGCCTTAACGATGTAGAAGTAGTATTCAGTGCTGTTGGAACTCCACCGGATGAAGATGGAAGCGCTGATCTTAAGTATGTACTTGAGGTAGCCAGAACCATAGGAAAATATATGAATAAATATGTTTTGGTCGTTACAAAAAGTACAGTTCCGGTAGGTACCGCTAAAAAAGTAAGAACAGCCATTCAGGCAGAATTAGACAAACGAGGAGTTCAGATTGAATTTGACGTTGCATCTAATCCCGAGTTTTTAAAAGAGGGGAATGCGATAAGTGACTTTATGAGTCCTGACAGGGTTGTTGTTGGCGTAGAATCAGAACGTGCCAAGGAAGTGATGACTAAACTTTACAAGCCATTCTTACTGAATAATTTCAGAGTAATCTTTATGGATATTCCTTCTGCTGAAATGACAAAATATGCAGCAAACTCAATGCTGGCTACCCGAATCAGCTTTATGAATGATATTGCAAATCTTTGCGAGCTTGTTGGAGCGGATGTGAATATGGTTCGAAGTGGAATAGGTTCAGATACTCGCATTGGGCGCAAGTTCCTTTATCCGGGATGTGGATATGGTGGTTCATGTTTTCCCAAAGATGTAAAGGCGCTGATTAAAACAGCTGAAAAGAATGGATATTCTATGAGAGTATTAAAAGCTGTAGAAGAAGTGAATGAATTGCAAAAAAGTATTCTTTTTAACAAATTAAACAATCATTTTAACGGGAATTTAGAAGGAAAAACCATAGCTTTGTGGGGATTAGCATTCAAACCGGAAACAGATGATATGCGTGAGGCTCCTGCGTTGGTATTAATTGATCTATTGCTTAAGGCCGGATGCAAAATACGCGTATACGATCCTGCAGCAATGATGGAAGCTAAGAGAAGAATAGGAGAGAGTGTGTATTATGCACAAGATATGTATGATGCATTATTGGATGCAGATGCATTATTGTTGGTTACAGAATGGAAACAATTCCGTTTACCAGCATGGGGTGTAATTATGAAAACCATGCGTACTCCTATAGTTATAGATGGAAGAAATATTTACGATAAAAATGAAATGAAAGCAATGGGTATTTCGTACTATTGCATTGGAAAATAA
- a CDS encoding WecB/TagA/CpsF family glycosyltransferase produces the protein MNKYFNVNLEFDKAMVDQVIESTIEQNGRGYVCSVESNNLTIANKNDKFNVVLNSALVNICDGSNLAWLLGKIHKKKFKSYIGADLFKIYVNKCKYKQSFLGNTPEVLDSLKANLAKIDPQISSMSFESLPFSKVEDFDYKEIARKINKDNPDIIWISLGAPKQEQFMNYLLPYLNRGVMFGFGAIFNFNANIGKVKRAPKWMLNLHLEWLYRALEEPKKNVPRYWNFIKLLPKLIKIEYCNRD, from the coding sequence ATGAATAAATATTTTAATGTTAATTTGGAATTTGATAAAGCAATGGTTGATCAAGTTATAGAATCTACAATTGAGCAAAATGGGAGAGGATATGTATGCTCGGTTGAGAGTAATAACTTGACTATTGCTAATAAAAATGATAAATTTAATGTTGTACTTAATTCAGCCTTAGTGAATATTTGTGATGGGAGTAATCTGGCTTGGCTATTAGGGAAAATACACAAAAAAAAATTTAAATCTTATATTGGTGCGGATTTATTTAAAATATATGTAAATAAATGTAAATACAAGCAGTCTTTTTTGGGGAATACTCCAGAAGTTCTTGATAGCCTTAAAGCTAATTTGGCAAAAATTGATCCTCAAATATCTAGTATGAGTTTTGAATCATTACCTTTCAGTAAGGTTGAGGACTTTGATTATAAAGAAATTGCGAGAAAAATAAATAAAGATAATCCTGATATTATATGGATATCTTTAGGAGCACCAAAACAAGAACAGTTTATGAATTATTTGCTTCCATACCTAAATAGAGGAGTCATGTTTGGCTTTGGCGCTATTTTTAATTTTAACGCTAATATAGGGAAAGTAAAACGTGCACCTAAATGGATGCTAAACTTACATCTTGAATGGCTTTACAGGGCATTGGAAGAACCTAAAAAAAATGTTCCTCGTTATTGGAATTTTATTAAATTGCTGCCTAAGCTAATAAAAATAGAATATTGTAATCGAGATTAA
- a CDS encoding undecaprenyl-phosphate glucose phosphotransferase, producing MKQQTRYSHFLKSLIVFGDYIVLNITFVFVFLFFSSYLREDVISEFYPLLLALNICYIPGIIIFGVTPHSRVIYADKIVQNTFYAILLHFVLFTAAMTFLKIDEVSRLFIISLYSILFLAINIWRLVIRFSIKLYRKKGFNFKLVVIIGAGKNGNSLYEEMMDDPGYGFRILGFFEDNPVKIPSDSKWLGSTNDIEAFLLKNEVDEVYCTLPESAEKTIVRTLNFCENNMIRFYIVPEFRRYVKKQMELSVLGNMPVLSLREEPLQHPMNRFTKRAFDIIFSLTFICTLFPVIYIIVAICVKISSPGPIFFKQRRTGERGREFYCYKFRSMKVNKEADTLQATKNDPRNTHIGELLRKSNIDEVPQIINVLKGEMSIVGPRPHMLKHTKQYNELIDKYMLRHLVKPGITGWAQVTGYRGETKKLSQMEGRVMRDVWYIEHWTFFLDIKIISLTIINMFRGEKNAY from the coding sequence ATGAAGCAACAAACAAGATATTCGCATTTTCTTAAATCACTAATCGTATTTGGGGACTACATTGTTCTTAATATTACTTTTGTATTCGTGTTTCTCTTTTTTAGTTCATATCTGAGAGAAGATGTGATTTCTGAATTTTATCCTTTATTGCTTGCTCTCAACATTTGTTATATTCCAGGTATTATAATATTTGGAGTAACGCCTCATTCCAGGGTTATTTATGCAGATAAGATTGTGCAGAATACGTTTTATGCTATTCTGCTTCACTTCGTTCTTTTTACTGCTGCCATGACTTTCTTAAAGATTGATGAAGTATCCAGACTCTTTATCATCTCATTATATTCTATATTATTTCTTGCAATTAATATTTGGAGACTGGTTATACGATTTAGTATAAAATTATATAGAAAAAAAGGATTTAACTTTAAACTAGTTGTTATCATTGGAGCTGGAAAGAATGGAAATTCATTGTACGAAGAGATGATGGATGACCCAGGTTATGGTTTCCGTATTCTCGGATTTTTTGAAGATAATCCTGTGAAAATCCCTTCTGATTCTAAATGGCTTGGGAGTACTAATGATATTGAAGCTTTTCTCCTGAAGAATGAAGTGGACGAAGTCTATTGTACTCTTCCGGAATCGGCAGAAAAAACAATTGTCCGCACACTCAATTTTTGTGAGAACAATATGATCCGTTTTTATATTGTTCCTGAATTTAGAAGATATGTAAAAAAACAAATGGAATTAAGCGTATTAGGAAATATGCCTGTTCTATCTTTACGGGAAGAACCACTTCAACACCCAATGAACCGTTTTACAAAAAGGGCTTTTGATATTATCTTCTCTCTGACGTTTATTTGTACACTATTCCCTGTTATTTATATCATAGTAGCTATTTGCGTTAAAATCTCTTCGCCAGGTCCTATATTCTTCAAACAACGTAGAACTGGAGAACGCGGACGTGAGTTTTACTGTTACAAATTTCGTTCCATGAAGGTTAATAAAGAGGCAGATACACTTCAAGCAACAAAGAATGATCCAAGAAACACACACATTGGAGAGCTATTACGCAAAAGTAACATAGATGAAGTACCTCAAATAATAAATGTTTTAAAAGGTGAAATGTCTATTGTAGGTCCTCGTCCACACATGTTAAAGCACACAAAACAATATAATGAATTGATAGATAAATATATGCTTCGTCATTTAGTTAAACCTGGAATAACCGGGTGGGCTCAGGTTACCGGCTATCGAGGGGAAACTAAAAAACTATCTCAAATGGAAGGGCGTGTAATGCGGGATGTTTGGTATATAGAACACTGGACTTTTTTTCTTGATATAAAAATTATTAGTCTTACTATTATTAATATGTTTCGAGGCGAAAAAAATGCATACTAA
- a CDS encoding BamA/TamA family outer membrane protein: MKKSSRIYIFSFALVAFASCSITKFVPDGSYLLDEVKIVSDQKEVKTAPLKSYVRQNPNSKWFSLIKVPLYTYNFSGRDTSRWINKMWRRLGDAPVIYDESLNKRSLQEIKKALNNQGYMSASVKSEKEISKKKLKLTYTVTPGRPYIVRSLKYDIRDKSIDSILKKDSASSKLSKGMMFDINVLDAERQRIVDLLLNRGYYKFNKEYITYTADTVRKTYQVDLTVHLLLYKASPTDEPRNHNQYKINKVNFITDYDVLQSSALSSVEINDSIHYKDYPIYYKDKLYIRPKTLTDNTFIRQNHLYNERLVQNTYSSFGRLSALKYTNIRFLETQVADSSKLDCYILLTKSKHKSVAFELEGTNSAGDLGAAASVSFNHRNLFKGSESFMFKLRGAYEAISGLQGAYGNNDNYTEYGAETSINFPNFLFPFVSDNFTRGIRATTEFGMQYSYQLRPEFSRTIASTSWSYKWTQRRQKVQHRIDLLDISYIYLPWISPKFKEDYLNNANSIINYSYNNHLIVRSGYNYYYNSIGGAMQNNTSASNSYSVRINIESAGNMLYGISKLVHQQKTTNGDYSILNIAYAQYLKGDFDYAKNIEIDKRNSFAFHAAFGLAYPYGNSTVLPLEKRYFAGGANSVRGWSVRTLGPGSYKGEDNSINYLNQSGDIKLDLSVEYRSKLFWKLQGATFIDAGNIWTIRNYENQPGGTFRLNSFYKEIALAYGVGLRLDFDYCVFRFDGGMKAINPAYSSGKDRYPIINPDFSRDFAFHLTVGYPF, encoded by the coding sequence ATGAAAAAAAGTTCCCGGATTTATATATTTTCCTTTGCATTAGTAGCATTTGCTTCCTGCTCCATCACCAAGTTTGTGCCTGATGGCTCGTATTTACTTGATGAAGTAAAGATTGTTTCTGATCAGAAAGAGGTGAAAACAGCACCTTTAAAAAGTTACGTTCGCCAAAACCCAAATTCAAAATGGTTTAGTTTGATTAAAGTACCACTTTATACGTATAATTTTTCGGGAAGAGACACCTCCAGATGGATTAACAAAATGTGGCGCCGGTTGGGAGATGCACCGGTTATATATGATGAATCACTGAATAAACGCTCTCTGCAAGAAATAAAGAAAGCGCTTAACAACCAAGGATATATGAGCGCTTCTGTAAAATCTGAAAAGGAAATATCAAAAAAGAAGCTTAAGCTGACTTACACAGTTACTCCCGGCAGACCTTATATTGTAAGAAGTTTAAAATATGACATTAGAGATAAATCGATTGATTCTATACTGAAAAAAGATTCTGCAAGTTCAAAACTAAGCAAAGGAATGATGTTTGACATCAATGTTCTGGATGCTGAACGTCAACGAATTGTTGACCTTTTGCTCAATCGCGGATATTATAAGTTTAATAAGGAATACATAACCTATACGGCTGATACTGTGAGAAAAACCTATCAGGTAGACTTGACCGTGCATTTACTTCTTTATAAAGCAAGCCCAACTGATGAGCCAAGAAATCACAATCAATATAAAATTAATAAGGTAAATTTTATCACTGATTATGATGTACTTCAGTCGTCTGCCTTAAGTAGTGTAGAAATAAACGATTCCATTCATTATAAAGATTATCCTATTTATTATAAAGACAAACTATATATTCGCCCTAAAACACTAACGGACAACACTTTTATTCGTCAAAATCATCTTTATAATGAACGTTTGGTACAGAATACTTATTCCTCTTTTGGACGATTATCTGCATTAAAATACACTAATATACGTTTTTTGGAAACTCAAGTTGCAGATAGTTCAAAATTGGACTGCTACATTTTGCTAACAAAAAGTAAACATAAATCAGTTGCATTCGAATTGGAAGGTACCAATTCGGCCGGAGATTTAGGTGCAGCTGCTTCAGTTTCCTTTAACCACCGGAATCTTTTTAAAGGATCAGAATCATTTATGTTTAAACTTCGAGGTGCTTATGAAGCAATATCCGGACTACAAGGGGCTTATGGCAATAATGATAACTATACAGAGTATGGAGCAGAGACTAGCATTAACTTTCCTAACTTCCTATTTCCTTTCGTTTCCGACAACTTTACCCGAGGTATCCGAGCTACAACGGAGTTCGGAATGCAATACAGTTATCAGTTACGACCGGAGTTCTCACGTACTATCGCTTCAACATCCTGGAGTTATAAATGGACACAACGCAGGCAGAAAGTACAGCATCGAATTGATCTTCTCGATATTAGTTATATTTACTTACCTTGGATCTCTCCTAAATTTAAAGAAGATTATCTCAATAATGCAAATTCTATCATCAATTATAGTTATAACAACCATTTAATTGTACGTAGCGGATATAATTATTATTATAATAGCATTGGCGGAGCAATGCAGAACAATACAAGTGCATCAAATTCATATTCCGTTCGCATTAACATAGAATCTGCAGGAAATATGTTGTATGGTATTTCAAAACTGGTGCATCAGCAAAAGACTACTAACGGAGATTATTCCATTTTAAATATAGCATATGCACAATATTTAAAAGGAGATTTTGACTATGCAAAAAATATCGAAATAGATAAAAGAAACTCTTTCGCCTTCCATGCTGCATTTGGACTTGCCTATCCTTATGGAAACTCAACTGTTCTTCCTCTTGAAAAGAGATATTTCGCAGGAGGAGCCAACAGTGTTCGCGGATGGTCTGTAAGAACACTGGGACCAGGAAGCTATAAAGGAGAAGATAACAGCATCAATTATTTAAATCAGTCAGGAGATATAAAGCTTGATTTAAGTGTAGAGTACCGCAGTAAATTATTCTGGAAGCTTCAGGGAGCTACGTTTATTGACGCAGGTAATATATGGACAATCAGAAATTATGAGAATCAGCCAGGTGGTACTTTCCGTTTAAATAGTTTTTATAAAGAGATAGCACTTGCTTATGGAGTAGGATTACGCTTAGATTTCGATTATTGTGTTTTCCGTTTCGATGGAGGAATGAAAGCCATTAACCCAGCATATTCA
- a CDS encoding capsule assembly Wzi family protein produces MHTKLIKKGLLLLCLLPGVTHAQSSLKSFAEFGTTIHTGDNTPLWQVSNQHGLSSLNNNAYMRGGTFYTDSCRNWKLATGLDLAVATGFTSTLVVQQAYADIYYKWIGLSIGSKELNSELLNQQLSSGGLTWSGNARPIPQVKIGILDYIRIASWAQVKAEMSYGKWTDNNYQEEKVGLNYWYTKDILYHHKSFYFRLGKPVSHWQFDLGMSLDTQFGGYKSSGGDAGDLGNSLKDFWHVLIPKGGNGSSSNLEKYFLGNFLGSEHLKLTYKQNDYHISAYLENYYDDFSGMGKLNGLDGLWGIEYKSRNKQAINGLVFEYYQTTNQSGPLHGLDDSIVKKTGGADDYYNNFWYPGWVHWGMTMANPLIASPIYNKDGDMTFKYNRVKAIHIGWSGDILSNLSYRAKISYNQTWGTPFKPTIDILENFSTFAECSYYPNKLNGWNFTLSGAFDTGGIYGDNLGLQLKIRKHF; encoded by the coding sequence ATGCATACTAAATTAATAAAAAAAGGTCTTTTGTTACTCTGTCTATTACCAGGGGTGACACATGCTCAATCATCATTAAAATCGTTTGCAGAATTCGGAACGACCATACATACTGGAGACAATACCCCTTTATGGCAAGTGAGCAATCAACACGGGCTCTCTTCACTAAATAATAATGCCTACATGCGTGGCGGAACATTTTATACCGATTCATGCCGAAACTGGAAACTTGCGACAGGATTAGATTTAGCTGTTGCTACCGGATTTACCTCAACATTAGTTGTACAGCAGGCATATGCTGATATTTATTATAAATGGATTGGATTGTCTATTGGAAGTAAGGAACTTAATTCTGAATTATTAAATCAGCAGTTAAGCAGTGGCGGACTGACCTGGAGTGGTAATGCAAGACCAATTCCTCAGGTTAAAATCGGTATTTTAGATTATATAAGGATAGCTTCGTGGGCTCAGGTAAAAGCTGAAATGTCTTATGGGAAATGGACGGATAACAATTATCAAGAGGAAAAAGTAGGTTTAAATTACTGGTACACCAAAGATATTCTCTATCATCATAAAAGTTTTTATTTCCGGCTAGGCAAACCAGTTTCTCATTGGCAATTTGATCTGGGAATGAGCCTGGACACTCAATTTGGAGGATATAAATCCAGTGGAGGAGATGCCGGAGATTTGGGTAATTCATTAAAAGATTTCTGGCATGTACTTATTCCTAAAGGTGGAAACGGCTCTAGTTCGAACCTGGAAAAATACTTTTTAGGGAATTTTTTAGGTAGCGAACATTTAAAACTAACCTACAAACAAAATGATTATCATATCAGTGCATATCTGGAAAATTATTATGATGATTTCTCAGGAATGGGAAAGCTAAATGGCTTAGATGGTTTATGGGGCATAGAATATAAATCAAGAAACAAGCAAGCAATTAATGGATTGGTTTTTGAATACTATCAGACAACCAATCAAAGTGGTCCGTTACATGGCCTGGATGATTCCATCGTAAAAAAAACCGGAGGTGCTGACGACTATTATAATAATTTCTGGTATCCCGGATGGGTGCATTGGGGTATGACAATGGCCAATCCATTAATAGCTTCCCCCATTTATAATAAGGATGGAGATATGACGTTCAAGTATAACCGGGTAAAAGCCATTCATATTGGTTGGAGTGGGGATATTCTTTCGAATTTATCATACAGAGCAAAGATTTCATACAATCAAACCTGGGGAACGCCTTTTAAACCAACTATCGATATTCTGGAAAACTTTTCTACTTTTGCCGAGTGTAGTTATTACCCAAACAAACTTAACGGATGGAATTTTACGCTTTCCGGCGCTTTTGATACCGGTGGAATATATGGAGACAATCTAGGATTACAACTAAAAATTAGAAAACATTTTTAA